A single genomic interval of Lucilia cuprina isolate Lc7/37 chromosome 2, ASM2204524v1, whole genome shotgun sequence harbors:
- the LOC111688834 gene encoding uncharacterized protein LOC111688834 produces MNNFVLILLIGAFVSGNFNPAEAKEVQLTSKNFQKEFLQKVSETMKSTAMDYLNNYLKSIKKPAHVHEDFNAELKMALESSRLEPKVVFIKQYLDMLENKDTNRENIYGLKNVMFLKKLKDKFYNLQEESFEEIHQLRYYYLCKQFKVQKEATTPLYHNYYSKTTQLVPINEHNVGSMLHKLGVKDNHTISINISDFGKELYQKVNDAGCDVIDDYLIILRKLLQEVLEPESEEEPTAHSESLRKILIEINAQLKITDFYTKRQRLYDYLQNNLALDYEQFQSSETSQHDLMAVFNKLKEKGLDLVVAFLFSNFEFVDHLQHEWQELLPQAPISLYDAHSRPLKEIQQLYAEFKQDFENSSKYDSYLEAVKLLREQTQRDNADNTHIYEMLYSASQNVGSSRATLMNSKCNEI; encoded by the exons atgaataattttgtattaatacttTTAATAGGTGCTTTTGTAAGCGGGAATTTTAAC CCTGCCGAAGCCAAGGAAGTACAAttaacctctaaaaatttccaaaaggagtttttgcaaaaagtcAGTGAAACCATGAAATCTACAGCCATGGATTATTTAAACAACTATCTCAAGAGTATAAAAAAGCCAGCTCATGTGCACGAAGATTTCAATGCCGAACTTAAAATGGCCTTGGAGTCATCGAGACTAGAACCTAAAGTTGTCTTCATTAAACAATATTTGGATATGTTAGAGAATAAGGATACAAATCGTGAAAATATATATGGTTTGAAAAATGTCATGTTTCTCAAGAAACTCAAGGATAAATTCTATAATTTACAAGAAGAAAGTTTTGAGGAAATACATCAACTGCGTTATTATTATCTATGTAAACAGTTTAAGGTACAAAAGGAGGCAACCACCCCTTTGTACCACAACTATTATTCCAAGACCACACAGTTGGTGCCCATAAATGAACACAATGTGGGCTCTATGCTGCATAAGTTGGGTGTAAAAGATAATCACACCATTTCCATAAATATCTCTGACTTTGGCAAAGAATTATATCAAAAAGTAAACGATGCCGGTTGTGACGTCATCGatgattatttaattatattacgaAAACTTTTGCAAGAGGTTTTAGAGCCAGAATCGGAAGAAGAACCGACGGCACATTCCGAGTCTCTACGCAAAATCCTCATAGAAATAAATGCCCAACTGAAAATCACCGATTTCTATACTAAACGTCAAAGACTCTATgattatttacaaaacaacTTAGCCTTGGATTACGAACAATTTCAAAGTTCTGAGACATCACAACATGATCTTATGGCGGTATTTaacaaacttaaagaaaaaggTTTAGATCTAGTGGTGGCctttttatttagtaattttgaATTCGTAGACCATTTACAACATGAATGGCAGGAGCTTTTACCACAAGCACCCATTTCACTGTATGATGCCCACTCACGTCCGCTTAAAGAGATTCAACAATTGTATGCGGAATTTAAACaggattttgaaaattcatcAAAATATGATTCTTATTTAGAAGCTGTAAAATTGTTGCGTGAACAGACACAACGGGATAACGCTGACAACACGCATATTTATGAGATGCTCTATAGTGCTTCACAGAATGTGGGCAGTAGTCGGGCAACATTAATGAAttcaaaatgtaatgaaatttaa